Proteins from one Salinispora arenicola genomic window:
- a CDS encoding GntR family transcriptional regulator, producing MPHDADDRRALFQRVVDDIVDQIRTGKLTPGDVLPTARRMADTYGVASMTAQRALRELQHRGLTYAVVGKGTFVHPQAPERIGTDADGRPIAATTQTPVISDNPALNRRLALYLLERDRISGKIVDAFMNKDTAAAWQATEELATLQQTHTDLADDLAAYEANLGRAAASEAPEPAEAPTPKKARRNPKA from the coding sequence ATGCCGCACGACGCCGACGACCGACGCGCCCTGTTCCAACGGGTCGTCGACGACATCGTCGACCAGATCCGCACCGGCAAACTCACCCCCGGCGACGTGCTCCCCACCGCCCGACGCATGGCCGACACCTACGGCGTCGCCTCCATGACCGCCCAACGCGCCCTACGCGAGCTGCAACACCGCGGCCTCACCTACGCCGTCGTCGGCAAGGGCACCTTCGTCCACCCCCAGGCACCCGAACGCATCGGCACCGACGCTGACGGCCGGCCCATCGCCGCGACGACCCAGACCCCGGTCATCAGCGACAACCCGGCCCTGAACCGACGCCTCGCCCTTTACCTCCTGGAGCGGGACCGCATCAGCGGCAAGATCGTCGACGCGTTCATGAACAAGGACACCGCCGCAGCCTGGCAAGCCACCGAAGAACTCGCCACCCTCCAACAGACACACACCGACCTCGCCGACGACCTCGCCGCCTACGAAGCCAACCTCGGACGAGCCGCCGCCAGCGAAGCGCCCGAGCCCGCCGAGGCGCCGACACCGAAGAAGGCACGCCGCAACCCGAAGGCGTAG
- a CDS encoding RHS repeat-associated core domain-containing protein has product MWGEQPEAVAAPTWDAPTPREAAGVATRAVTSKPGRADHADSRVVAGAKKVVWPSGTAVADVAAASAAAGRARGTRAGLTGPPRARAGSLPVTVSSGSPVDDVLPRRSDVAAVTAVKVSVHDRAVTARAGVEGLLVSASRVDGKPGEGRARVQVDYAGFAQAYGGGWASRLRLVELPECALSTPEAEACRTRTPLLTDNDTANSEVSAMVSVGAQSAMVLAVEAEASGDNGDYTATSLSPAGQWQVSTQTGDFSWSYPLRVPPSLGGPAPDIGFSYSSGSIDGRTALTNNQGSWIGDGWDSWPGFIERKYQSCADDNPGHKTGDLCWFNDNATLSLNGHAGELIRDGSVWRLRNDDGTRVERLTSSARGNGDNDNEYWKVTTPDGMQYFFGYHRLPGWSSGKPVTDSTWTVPVFGNNSGEPCYKSSFAEAYCAQAWRWNLDYVVDPNSNSMAYFYGTETGAYARDLDPDQRTTYDRGGYLKRIEYGMRANAEYGEAAPLRVVFTTAERCLTSCWSGAAWTSDPVSANWHDTPWDQYCKTGPCTTQGAPTFWTAHRLTKVTAQTRNGATSYADVESWTLRQEFINAGTGESTPMWLRGITRTGHVSTAGGDAVSDPEITFSTGAHPLPNRVDGPGDGRTALNRWRIKAVRTESGGDIIVSYSDADCTRSTLPDPASNTKRCMPSYYSPDAGEPTLDWFHKYVVTRVDLDDTATDQPTEVTMYDYDTPAWAYNTDELTKDKYRTWSDWRGYGKVTVRHGDPSGQQTAVEHRYLRGLDGGKASSGVRDVWVTDSWGGRIEDHEALQGFELQTITKNGPSGAEVSSTRNDPWINGPTATRSRDGITTKAWMVDTDIARARTALAAGGHRYVKTVTSFNSDGLPISVEDHGDEAVTGDETCARTSYARNDNIWMIDRLSQVETLSRLCAGAPTPADPATVLGRTRSFYDTYVDDSSHGRAPTKGNVVRTEELETFTGSTPVYTRTSTMAYDTNGRIVAVTDPRGHTTTTAHTTANGGQVVQTVVTNPKGHTSTTLLAPAWAAPTKVTDANGAVTDLTYDGLGRLTNVWKPGRNKATHTPSVKFAYQVRNSDGPTAVTTEALLPTGRTYRTSVNLYDGFLRLRQTQLQATGGGRTITDTMTNSLGVTAWTSAPYYDSTNTEVNTSLATPQGQIPSITRHIFDGAGRQTAQILIGDGVEKWRTTTSYGGDRVHTIPPAGGTATTTITNAHGRKTTLRQYKNPADVGSDDPATFDATVYTHTPLGQLETVTDVTGANTWSHTYDLRGRQTQAVDPDHGTTTSIYDAAGNLTTSTGSGRSPIAYTYDELGRQTSVRDDTPSGSIRAEWEYDTLPNGIGKLTAATRYTNGDPYTSRVNAYDAYGRPTSTSLVLPNSQSQLCAAASPNTCTYTTTHTYRPNGQPWRIGMPAAADLPAETLILGYTDVGNPAGSLSPAQSYAHTVIYNKLDQLTQYQLGQFGRRVAVTSTIDEPTRRLTNTNVVPELKPEAANHTYTYDDVGNVTEIHDTPTGGTPDHQCFTFDYLRRMTEAWTPESGTCTTTPTTWNQIDAATDPYWHTWTLDNTGNRTTETRHGTTNTTHTYTYPNPGQPRPHAVTTVTATGADTWNRTYTYDDAGNTTTRPTTTGDTQTLTWDREGKLTTTTDTTGDTSYIYDANGNRLIRTDPTGTTLYLPGGTEIRHTTNSTTNATRYYTFAGQTIAIRTATNLDWIISDHHGTAHLTIDATTLTTATRRTLPYGQQRTTTTTGTWPTGLDKGFLGGTQDPTGLTHLNARQYDPTLGRFISVDPIMDLTDPQQWNGYTYANNNPTTYSDPSGLAHLEGGGKSEGRIAHQTGGKIIISGRKLPKSKSKKSSKGNDEVIAGNDTYQLTRTSSGALQLNGVPIPPGLDEEVVVREIVSYCEALPGYCESNLSCPYRYIEECTDIWERGALAVMRGALGGEFGLSYDRALYGTLPQAIQEGFDEFGWGGGGRLVSRFMGKSRRGSCLFKSFAGGTEVLLANGSTKPIKEIEVGDTVWATDPQTGEEGPRRVTHLWIHNDQLVDLKVDGGTLTTTEDHPFWNETDQQWQDSQDLDRGDLLRTATGASVAVDGLDWSTIQQGTAYNLTVADIHTYYVLAGNTPVLVHNDNPGGMVGANGTQITSSTVWLRGPYRIDVENPNPGVRPGQMHFQDQATGAKYLYNHDTGKFDGMPNSLQKELDKKMPDYKKAIAKGNRFLGMGGC; this is encoded by the coding sequence ATGTGGGGTGAGCAGCCGGAGGCGGTGGCGGCGCCGACGTGGGACGCGCCCACACCGAGGGAGGCTGCCGGTGTGGCGACGCGTGCTGTCACGTCGAAGCCCGGCCGCGCGGATCACGCCGACTCCCGTGTCGTGGCAGGGGCGAAGAAGGTCGTGTGGCCGTCGGGGACTGCGGTTGCGGATGTGGCTGCCGCGAGCGCGGCTGCCGGCCGGGCGCGCGGCACTCGGGCGGGATTGACTGGTCCGCCGCGCGCCCGAGCTGGCTCTCTTCCGGTCACTGTGTCGTCCGGGTCGCCGGTGGATGACGTGCTGCCGCGTAGAAGTGACGTCGCGGCGGTGACGGCGGTGAAGGTGAGTGTGCATGACCGCGCGGTCACCGCCAGGGCTGGGGTGGAGGGTTTACTGGTGTCGGCGTCCCGCGTCGACGGGAAGCCTGGGGAGGGGCGGGCGCGGGTTCAGGTGGACTATGCGGGGTTCGCGCAGGCCTATGGTGGGGGTTGGGCGTCGCGGCTTCGTCTGGTTGAGCTGCCGGAGTGTGCCCTGTCCACGCCGGAGGCCGAGGCGTGTCGCACTCGTACACCTCTGTTGACGGACAACGACACCGCCAATAGTGAGGTGTCGGCAATGGTGTCGGTGGGGGCGCAGTCGGCGATGGTGCTCGCTGTCGAAGCCGAGGCGTCGGGTGACAACGGTGACTACACCGCGACGAGCCTGTCGCCGGCGGGGCAGTGGCAGGTGTCGACGCAGACCGGTGACTTCTCCTGGTCGTATCCGTTGCGGGTGCCGCCGTCGCTGGGTGGTCCGGCCCCGGATATCGGATTCTCCTACTCGTCGGGCAGCATCGACGGGCGGACGGCGTTGACGAACAATCAGGGTTCGTGGATCGGTGACGGGTGGGATTCCTGGCCGGGGTTCATCGAGCGTAAGTACCAGTCGTGTGCTGATGACAACCCTGGGCACAAGACCGGTGATCTGTGCTGGTTCAACGACAACGCGACCCTGTCGTTGAACGGCCACGCCGGGGAGTTGATCCGCGACGGGTCGGTGTGGCGGCTGCGTAACGATGATGGTACTCGGGTGGAGAGGCTGACCAGTTCGGCGCGGGGTAACGGGGACAACGATAACGAGTACTGGAAGGTCACCACCCCTGACGGTATGCAGTATTTCTTCGGCTATCACAGGTTGCCGGGGTGGAGCAGTGGTAAGCCGGTCACGGACTCGACGTGGACGGTGCCCGTGTTCGGGAACAATTCCGGTGAGCCGTGCTACAAGTCTTCGTTCGCGGAGGCGTACTGCGCGCAGGCGTGGCGGTGGAACCTCGACTACGTCGTGGATCCGAATTCGAACTCGATGGCGTATTTCTACGGCACGGAGACCGGCGCCTACGCCCGTGACCTTGACCCTGATCAGCGGACCACGTATGACCGTGGCGGGTATCTGAAGCGTATCGAGTACGGGATGCGCGCGAATGCCGAGTACGGCGAGGCGGCGCCGTTGCGGGTGGTGTTCACCACCGCCGAACGATGCCTGACGTCGTGTTGGAGCGGGGCGGCGTGGACGTCGGACCCGGTGTCCGCCAACTGGCATGACACCCCGTGGGATCAGTACTGCAAGACCGGGCCGTGCACCACGCAGGGCGCGCCCACGTTCTGGACGGCGCACCGGTTGACGAAGGTCACCGCGCAGACCCGTAACGGCGCCACCAGCTACGCGGACGTGGAGTCGTGGACGCTGCGGCAGGAGTTCATCAACGCCGGTACCGGCGAGTCGACCCCGATGTGGCTGCGGGGTATCACCCGCACGGGGCATGTCAGCACCGCCGGCGGCGACGCCGTGTCCGATCCGGAGATCACCTTCAGCACCGGCGCGCATCCGCTACCGAACCGGGTCGACGGCCCGGGCGACGGGCGTACCGCGTTGAACCGGTGGCGGATCAAGGCGGTCCGCACCGAGTCCGGCGGCGACATCATCGTCTCCTACTCCGATGCGGACTGTACCCGCAGCACCCTGCCTGATCCGGCTTCTAACACGAAGCGGTGTATGCCGTCGTACTACTCCCCGGATGCGGGTGAGCCGACGTTGGACTGGTTCCACAAGTATGTGGTCACCCGGGTCGATCTCGATGACACGGCCACGGACCAGCCGACCGAGGTCACGATGTACGACTATGACACTCCGGCGTGGGCGTACAACACCGACGAGTTGACCAAGGACAAGTACCGCACCTGGAGTGACTGGCGCGGCTACGGCAAGGTGACCGTCCGGCACGGTGACCCGTCCGGGCAGCAGACCGCGGTTGAGCACCGCTACCTGCGCGGTCTCGACGGCGGTAAGGCCAGTTCCGGCGTCCGGGACGTGTGGGTCACCGACTCGTGGGGTGGCAGGATCGAGGACCACGAGGCCCTGCAGGGCTTCGAGTTGCAGACGATCACGAAGAACGGGCCGAGTGGCGCGGAGGTGTCCTCCACCCGCAACGACCCGTGGATCAACGGGCCGACCGCGACCCGTAGCCGTGACGGGATCACCACGAAGGCGTGGATGGTCGACACCGACATCGCCCGCGCCCGTACCGCTCTCGCCGCTGGTGGGCACCGCTACGTCAAGACCGTCACCAGTTTCAACAGCGACGGCCTACCAATCTCGGTCGAGGACCACGGCGACGAGGCCGTCACCGGGGATGAGACGTGCGCGCGTACCAGCTACGCCCGTAACGACAACATTTGGATGATCGACCGGCTGTCGCAGGTCGAGACGCTGTCCAGGCTGTGTGCTGGCGCGCCGACCCCGGCCGATCCGGCCACCGTGCTCGGCCGGACGCGGTCGTTCTATGACACCTACGTCGACGACTCCTCACACGGGCGGGCGCCCACGAAGGGCAACGTGGTGCGCACGGAGGAACTGGAGACGTTCACCGGCAGTACGCCGGTGTATACCCGCACCTCCACCATGGCCTACGACACCAACGGCCGGATCGTCGCTGTCACCGACCCGCGTGGGCACACCACCACCACGGCTCACACCACCGCCAATGGCGGCCAGGTTGTGCAGACGGTGGTGACCAACCCGAAGGGGCACACGAGCACGACGCTGCTGGCGCCGGCGTGGGCTGCTCCGACGAAGGTCACCGACGCCAACGGCGCGGTCACCGACCTCACCTACGACGGTCTCGGCCGGTTGACCAACGTGTGGAAGCCCGGCCGGAACAAGGCCACCCACACGCCCAGTGTCAAGTTCGCCTACCAGGTGCGCAACAGTGATGGCCCGACCGCGGTCACCACCGAGGCCCTGCTGCCGACCGGGAGGACGTACCGCACGTCGGTGAACCTGTATGACGGGTTCCTGCGGCTGCGGCAGACCCAGCTGCAGGCCACCGGCGGTGGACGCACGATCACCGACACGATGACCAACAGCCTCGGCGTCACCGCGTGGACGTCCGCTCCCTACTACGACTCCACGAACACCGAGGTGAACACAAGCCTGGCCACCCCACAGGGCCAAATTCCCTCGATCACCCGACACATTTTTGACGGCGCCGGACGGCAGACCGCGCAGATCCTCATCGGTGACGGCGTGGAGAAGTGGCGTACCACCACCAGCTACGGCGGTGACCGCGTCCACACCATCCCACCGGCCGGTGGCACCGCCACCACCACCATCACCAACGCCCATGGCCGCAAGACCACGCTGCGGCAGTACAAAAACCCCGCCGACGTCGGCAGCGACGACCCGGCCACCTTCGACGCCACCGTCTACACCCACACCCCACTCGGGCAACTCGAAACCGTCACCGACGTCACCGGCGCCAACACGTGGTCCCACACCTACGACCTGCGCGGCCGGCAAACCCAGGCAGTCGATCCGGACCATGGCACCACCACCAGCATCTACGACGCCGCCGGCAACCTCACCACCAGCACGGGCAGCGGACGATCCCCTATCGCCTACACCTACGACGAACTCGGCCGCCAAACCAGCGTCCGCGACGACACCCCCAGCGGGAGCATCCGCGCCGAGTGGGAATACGACACCCTGCCCAACGGCATCGGCAAACTCACCGCAGCGACCCGCTACACCAACGGTGACCCCTACACCAGCCGGGTCAACGCCTACGACGCCTACGGCCGACCCACCTCCACCAGCCTCGTGCTGCCCAACTCCCAGTCGCAGCTGTGCGCCGCGGCGAGCCCGAACACCTGCACCTACACCACCACCCACACCTACCGGCCCAACGGGCAGCCCTGGCGAATCGGCATGCCCGCCGCCGCCGACCTCCCCGCCGAAACCCTGATCCTCGGCTACACCGACGTCGGAAACCCCGCCGGCTCCCTCTCCCCGGCCCAGAGCTACGCCCACACCGTCATCTACAACAAACTCGACCAACTCACCCAATACCAACTCGGCCAGTTCGGCCGCCGTGTCGCTGTCACCTCCACCATCGACGAACCCACCCGCCGCCTCACCAACACCAACGTCGTCCCCGAACTCAAACCCGAAGCCGCGAACCACACCTACACCTACGACGACGTCGGCAACGTCACCGAAATCCACGACACCCCCACCGGCGGCACCCCCGACCACCAATGCTTCACCTTCGACTACCTCCGCCGCATGACCGAAGCCTGGACCCCCGAGTCCGGCACCTGCACCACCACCCCCACCACCTGGAACCAGATCGACGCAGCCACCGACCCCTACTGGCACACCTGGACCCTCGACAACACCGGCAACCGCACCACCGAAACCCGCCACGGCACCACCAACACCACCCACACCTACACCTATCCCAACCCCGGTCAACCCAGACCACACGCCGTCACCACCGTCACCGCCACCGGCGCCGACACCTGGAACCGCACCTACACCTACGACGACGCCGGTAACACCACCACCCGACCCACCACCACCGGCGACACCCAAACCCTGACCTGGGACCGCGAAGGCAAACTCACCACCACCACCGACACCACCGGCGACACCAGCTACATCTACGACGCCAACGGCAACCGACTCATCCGCACCGACCCCACCGGCACAACCCTCTACCTCCCCGGCGGCACCGAAATCCGCCACACCACCAACAGCACCACCAACGCCACCCGCTACTACACCTTCGCCGGCCAAACCATCGCCATCCGCACCGCCACCAACCTCGACTGGATCATCAGCGACCACCACGGCACCGCCCACCTCACCATCGACGCCACCACCCTCACCACCGCCACCCGCCGCACCCTGCCCTACGGCCAACAACGCACCACCACCACCACCGGCACCTGGCCCACCGGCCTAGACAAAGGCTTCCTCGGCGGCACCCAAGACCCCACCGGCCTCACCCACCTCAACGCCCGCCAATACGACCCCACCCTCGGCCGCTTCATCAGCGTCGACCCCATCATGGACCTCACCGACCCCCAACAATGGAACGGATACACCTACGCCAACAACAACCCCACCACCTACAGCGACCCCAGCGGCCTAGCCCACCTCGAAGGCGGAGGCAAAAGCGAAGGCCGAATCGCCCACCAAACCGGTGGGAAAATCATAATCAGCGGCAGGAAGCTTCCCAAGTCAAAGTCGAAGAAGTCTTCAAAAGGTAACGATGAGGTGATTGCTGGAAATGACACCTATCAGCTAACCAGGACCTCCTCCGGTGCGCTGCAGCTAAATGGCGTCCCAATTCCCCCAGGGTTAGACGAAGAGGTGGTCGTTAGGGAAATAGTCAGCTATTGCGAGGCACTGCCTGGGTATTGTGAAAGTAATCTCAGTTGTCCATACAGGTATATTGAGGAGTGCACGGATATCTGGGAGCGGGGTGCTCTTGCCGTCATGCGAGGTGCCCTCGGTGGCGAATTCGGTCTATCGTATGACCGAGCTCTCTACGGAACGCTTCCGCAGGCCATACAGGAAGGCTTCGATGAGTTCGGCTGGGGTGGCGGCGGCCGTCTCGTCAGCCGCTTCATGGGTAAAAGCCGCCGAGGCTCCTGCCTTTTCAAGAGCTTTGCCGGCGGCACCGAGGTACTGCTCGCCAACGGAAGCACCAAACCGATCAAGGAAATCGAGGTCGGCGACACGGTGTGGGCCACGGATCCCCAAACTGGTGAAGAAGGGCCTCGCAGGGTAACCCACCTCTGGATCCACAACGACCAACTCGTCGACCTGAAGGTCGACGGCGGGACGCTCACCACTACCGAAGATCACCCGTTCTGGAACGAAACCGACCAGCAATGGCAGGACAGCCAAGACCTCGACCGCGGCGACCTACTACGAACCGCTACTGGGGCGTCCGTCGCAGTCGACGGCCTAGACTGGAGTACCATCCAGCAAGGAACCGCCTACAACCTCACCGTCGCCGACATCCACACGTACTATGTGCTAGCCGGCAACACCCCGGTACTCGTTCATAACGACAACCCCGGCGGAATGGTGGGGGCGAACGGCACGCAAATCACCAGCTCTACAGTTTGGTTGCGCGGTCCATATCGCATTGATGTCGAGAATCCGAACCCGGGAGTACGGCCAGGGCAGATGCACTTCCAGGATCAGGCGACAGGCGCAAAATACCTTTATAATCACGACACGGGCAAGTTTGACGGGATGCCCAACAGCCTCCAGAAGGAACTCGACAAGAAGATGCCTGACTACAAGAAGGCAATCGCAAAGGGGAACAGGTTCCTGGGAATGGGTGGGTGCTGA